Proteins from a single region of Desulfovibrio sp.:
- the secE gene encoding preprotein translocase subunit SecE yields the protein MATKKVKSGDTAELEGSATSVKGKFEEFKEFIELSKVEIKKVTWPTRRETMVTSAAVMVLVVVMTIFLGIVDLGLSKLIEFVLS from the coding sequence GCGATACGGCGGAACTTGAAGGTTCCGCCACGTCGGTCAAGGGCAAGTTCGAGGAATTCAAAGAATTCATCGAGTTGTCCAAGGTTGAAATCAAGAAGGTCACCTGGCCTACACGCAGGGAAACCATGGTCACTTCTGCGGCCGTGATGGTCCTGGTGGTGGTTATGACCATCTTCCTGGGCATCGTGGACCTGGGACTTTCAAAATTGATCGAGTTCGTCCTGTCATGA
- the nusG gene encoding transcription termination/antitermination protein NusG: MTENTNDIPADGQSKARWFIVHTYSGFENRVELTIREMMRTGQDEGAIEEVVVPTEKVIELVKGEKRTSTRKFYPGYVMLKMVMNDKSWHLVQEIPRVTGFVGGKNRPTPMRDSEAERVLAMMESRQEQPRPKFHFDRGDEVRVIDGPFGGFNALVEDVNYDKGKLKVSVSIFGRQTPVELDFVQVTKN, from the coding sequence ATGACCGAAAATACGAACGACATCCCTGCTGACGGCCAGTCCAAGGCTCGCTGGTTCATCGTCCACACCTATTCCGGTTTCGAGAATAGGGTGGAGCTGACCATCCGCGAGATGATGCGCACCGGGCAGGACGAAGGTGCGATCGAAGAGGTTGTGGTACCTACCGAGAAGGTGATTGAACTGGTCAAGGGCGAAAAAAGGACCTCTACCAGGAAGTTCTATCCCGGATACGTCATGCTCAAGATGGTCATGAACGACAAGTCATGGCATCTTGTTCAGGAGATTCCCCGGGTTACAGGGTTTGTGGGCGGAAAGAACCGTCCGACCCCGATGAGAGATTCAGAAGCCGAGCGCGTGCTCGCCATGATGGAGAGCCGACAGGAGCAGCCGCGTCCCAAGTTCCATTTCGACCGCGGGGACGAGGTACGGGTCATCGATGGCCCGTTCGGCGGGTTCAACGCCCTGGTCGAGGACGTGAACTACGACAAGGGCAAGCTCAAGGTCTCTGTGTCCATCTTCGGCCGTCAGACCCCCGTCGAGCTCGATTTCGTTCAGGTGACAAAAAACTAG